The Solirubrobacter pauli sequence GTGCGGGCCGACCCGGAGACGCTGTCGCTCGTCATCACCGACGACGGCGTCGGCGGTCCGTACGTGCCGCCCGACCTGAGCGAGGAGTGGGGCGGCGAGGAGCCCCCGCCACGCCGCCGTCCGAGCACGAACGGCGGCGGCTCGGGCGCGGGTGTGCGCGGGATGCGCGAGCGCGCGACGGCGCTCGGGGGCGTCCTCGCCGCGGGCCCGGCCGAAGGCGGCGGCTGGCGCGTGGAGGCGGCGCTGCCGCTCGCACCCGCCCGGAGCGCCTCGTGACCCGCGTCCTGCTCGCCGACGACCAGGCGCTCGTGCGGGCCGGCTTCAAGGCCTTGCTCGCCTCGCAGCCGGACATCGACGTCGTCGGCGAGGCCGCCGACGGCGTCGAGGCGCTGCGCCTCGCTCGCGCCGAGCGGCCCGACATCGTGCTGATGGACGTGCGCATGCCGCGCATGGACGGGCTCGAGGCGACGCAGCAGATCACCGCCGACCGCACCCTCGTCGGCACCCGCGTGATCGTGCTCACCACCTTCGAGCTCGACGAGTACGTGTTCGGCGCGCTGCGCGCCGGCGCGTCGGGCTTCCTGCTCAAGGACATCGACCCGCCGGACCTGCTGAGCGCCGTCCGCGTGGTCGCCGGGGGCGACGCGCTGCTCGCGCCGCGGCTCACCCGGCGCCTGATCGAGGCGTTCGTCGCCCAGGACCGTGCCGTGGTCGTCGAAGGCGACGAGCTGGCCGAGCTGACGCCGCGTGAGCGCGAGGTGCTGGCGCTCGTCGGCCGCGGGCTCTCGAACGCCGAGATCGCCGACACGCTCGTGCTGTCGCCCCTGACCGCCAAGACGCACGTCGCGCGGCTGTTCCAGAAGCTCGACGCGCGCGACCGGGCCCAGCTCGTCGTGCTCGCGTACGAGTCGGGCCTGGTCGTCCCGGGGACCGGCTAGCAGCCCAACGCGTCCTTGTAGGACTCGGCCACGGTGAGCGCTTTGCCGCCGACCACGGTCCCGTCGGTGGCGACGGCCTCGACGTGCTGGTGCAGCACCTCGCCGTAGTGGCCCTCGCGGTTCATCGCCTTCAGGACGGCGGAGCGCTCGACCGCGCGCAGCGCCTGCACGGCCGCGGTGCGCTCCCTGGCGGCGCCCTCGAGCCAGGTCTTGATCCACCCGCAGGACACCGCGGCCACGACGCGCGCACCGAGCTGGTAGCGGTCGCGCGGCGCGCCGTGCGTGTCGAGCGCGGCGCGGTCGAAACCGGGCGGGACCGGCAG is a genomic window containing:
- a CDS encoding response regulator, with protein sequence MTRVLLADDQALVRAGFKALLASQPDIDVVGEAADGVEALRLARAERPDIVLMDVRMPRMDGLEATQQITADRTLVGTRVIVLTTFELDEYVFGALRAGASGFLLKDIDPPDLLSAVRVVAGGDALLAPRLTRRLIEAFVAQDRAVVVEGDELAELTPREREVLALVGRGLSNAEIADTLVLSPLTAKTHVARLFQKLDARDRAQLVVLAYESGLVVPGTG